Part of the Roseomonas sp. OT10 genome, GGTGCTCCGCCGCGGCCTCTTCCCCACGGAACACCACGGCCACCATCTGGTAGCGCAGGTAGCGATCGTACATCGCCGCGTGGGCCTGGAGCAGGAGCTTCGAGCCGCACGCGGCGATCAGGGCGCGGTGGAATTCCCAGTCGTAGCGCTTCCAGGTCTCGACCTCGGCCTGCTCTCCGGCGAGCAGCCGATGCTCCAGGGCGGCGAGCTTGTGGTGGGCGGCGACGACCCCGCCTTCCCAGTCCAGCCCGCCCGCGGCGAAGGACTGCGCCATCGCGTGGCTTTCCAGGAGGAGGCGCAGCGAGGTGACCTCGCGGAAATCCTCCGCCGAGACGGGAGCCACCTCGAAGCCGCGCTGCCCCTCCGCGACGATGAGGCCCTCCGAGGCGAGCCGGCTCAGCAGCTCCCGCAGCGTGCTGACGCTCGCGCCGTAGGTGGCGCGCATCCGGTCGAGGCCGAGCTTCCGCCCGGGCGCGAGGCGGCCGAAGACGATGTCCGTTCGGATGCGGCGATAGGCCGCCTCCCCGATGGTCGTCTCCCCAGGCTCTGACGGGACGTCGCGCAGCAAGTGCTTCCTCCTACCCCCGTGAGGGTGCCCCAGTCCCCGGGAAAAGGACAGACGCTTCGTCACAGGGATTAATATATGACAATGGAGAAAACATCCGTTGATCATGCAAAAAGATGATCATAAACTCTGCGTAGCAAGCGCTCGCGAAGCGCCGTGAGGGGGGAGGTCGTCAGCTTGACGGGTTCAGGAGCGGTGGCAGCCGCGCGTGGCGGGGGACGCCGCGGCGCGGGATCGGGCCAGCGGGCATGAGCGGCCCCATCCACGTCCTGAACGGGCCGAACCTCAACCGGCTCGGCAAGCGCGAGCCGGAGATCTACGGCCGGACGACGCTGGCCGAGGTCGAGGCGATGTGCCGCGAGGCGCCGGGGAGACGCCGCTCGTCTTCCGGCAGACGAACTGGGAAGGCCAGCTCGTGGAGTGGGTCCACGAGGCGATCGACGGTGACGCCGCTGGCATGGTCATCAACCCGGCCGGGCTGACCTTCACCTCGATCCCGCTGCTCGACGCCCTGAAGATGTTCGGCCGCCCGATCATCGAGCTGCACATCACCAACATCCATCGTCGCGAGCCGATCTATCACCGCTCGCTCGTCTCGGGCGTGGCGACGGCCGTCATCGCGGGCCTCGGGGCGCGCGGCTATGCCACGGCGATCCGCTCCCTGCAGGACATGCTGGACTGAGGCGGCCGCCACCGCCGGCGGACGAATCACAAGAACCGACACAGGAGGAACGAGGATGCGGGAAGACACGAAGGGCGTGCCATGCCGGCGCGCGGTGCTGTCCGGGCTGGGCGGCCTTGCCGCCCTGTCCGTGACCGGGGCCGGCATGGCCCGCGCCCAGGGCCAGGGCCAGGGCGCGGCCCAGGACTATCCGAACCGGACGGTCACGATCATCGTGCCCTTCGCGCCGGGCGGCTCGACGGACTTCGTCGCGCGGCTGCTGGCGCAGCACCTCACGACGGTCCTCCATGGCAACTTCGTGGTGGACAACCGCGCCGGGGGCAGCGGCACGGTGGGGCATGGCGCCGTCGCCCGGGCACGGCCGGATGGCTACACGCTCGGCGTCTCGCCCACCGGCACCTTCGCCCTGGCGCCCTTCCTGTTCGAGAAGCTGCCCTATGACAGCGACAAGGGGTTCGCGCCGATCAGCCTGCTGGCCGGCAACGCCATGTTCGTCTGCGTCCACGCCTCCAGCGACATCCGCACCTATGCGGACCTGATCGCGGCGGCGAAGGCGCAGCCGGGCAAGCTCACCTATGGGTCCGCGGGGGCCGGCACGATCAGCCAGCTTGCGCCCGAGATGATGTTCGACATGGCCGGGATCGAGATGCTGCACGTCGCCTACCGTTCCGGAGGGCTCCAGGTGCAGGCGATGCTCGGCAAGGAAACGACTATGGCCTTCGTCGACACGGTGACGGCCATCCCCTACCTCAAGTCGGGCGACCTCCGCGCGCTGGCGGTGACGAGCGCGCAGCGCAGCCCGCAGGTGCCCGAGGTGCCGACCCTGGCGGAATGCGGGCTGGCCGGATACCGCGCCACCAACGACTTCGGCTTCTTCGCGCCCGCCGGCACCCCGCCCGCGATCGTCGCCGCCCTCTCGGACGCCTCGCGCCGGATCCTGGCGCTGCCGGAGGTCAAGGCTCGGCTCGACAATGCCTCCATCGACATCTACGCCGGCACGTCGGAGGCCTTCCCCGCCTATCAGGCGGAGGAAGGACGTCGCTGGGGAGAGCTGATCCGCAAGCGCGGGATCAAGATGGAATAGGAGGGCATCATGCCGAAAGGGATGCTCGCGATCTGGAGCGACGTGAGTTCGGAGCAGGAGACGGACTACCTGCACTGGCTCAGCCGGGAGCACGCCGCCGAGCGCGTCGCCATCCCGGGCTTCGAGGCCGGCCGCGTCCTGCGCGCCGACCTTGCGGAGGTCCGCCGCTACCTCATCCTCTACGAGCTGGCCAATCCTTCGGTCCTGAACGGCGCCGACTACCTCGCCCGGTTGAACGCGCCGACGCCGTGGTCATCGCGCATCATGCCGATCCTGCGGAACTTCGCGCGCGGCGGCGGGCAGGTGGTGGCGGCGGCCGGGGCGGGACAGGGCGGGTTCGTGCTCCCCCTGCGCCTGGGACGGATGCCGACCAAGGAGGCAGCGCCGGTGGTGGAGGCCATCGCGGCGGAGGACAGGCTTTGCGCGGCCTGGCTGCTCGCGGTGGACCAGGACAGGACCGCCGTGAAGACGCAGGAGAAGTCCCTTCGCAGCGGCGACAGCAGCTTCGCCGGCCTGCTGCTGATCGAGGCCACGGAGGCCGGCGCGCTGCAGGACGCGGCCAACCGCCACGCGGCGGCGATCGCGGCGCTCGGCGGCGAAGCGGCAGGGGCGCCGACCTACGCCACGGCCTTCGCGCTTCGGAAGCGGGAGGTGTCCCAGCCGGGCT contains:
- a CDS encoding GntR family transcriptional regulator, encoding MLRDVPSEPGETTIGEAAYRRIRTDIVFGRLAPGRKLGLDRMRATYGASVSTLRELLSRLASEGLIVAEGQRGFEVAPVSAEDFREVTSLRLLLESHAMAQSFAAGGLDWEGGVVAAHHKLAALEHRLLAGEQAEVETWKRYDWEFHRALIAACGSKLLLQAHAAMYDRYLRYQMVAVVFRGEEAAAEHRRLLDSALARDSAAGQAALAEHLEACVRHVLALNALAPFNAASRGDMSGPCAPGSARATRGRQAARGRPARRPLSKRDLA
- a CDS encoding DUF4286 family protein; translation: MPKGMLAIWSDVSSEQETDYLHWLSREHAAERVAIPGFEAGRVLRADLAEVRRYLILYELANPSVLNGADYLARLNAPTPWSSRIMPILRNFARGGGQVVAAAGAGQGGFVLPLRLGRMPTKEAAPVVEAIAAEDRLCAAWLLAVDQDRTAVKTQEKSLRSGDSSFAGLLLIEATEAGALQDAANRHAAAIAALGGEAAGAPTYATAFALRKREVSQPG
- a CDS encoding Bug family tripartite tricarboxylate transporter substrate binding protein; the encoded protein is MREDTKGVPCRRAVLSGLGGLAALSVTGAGMARAQGQGQGAAQDYPNRTVTIIVPFAPGGSTDFVARLLAQHLTTVLHGNFVVDNRAGGSGTVGHGAVARARPDGYTLGVSPTGTFALAPFLFEKLPYDSDKGFAPISLLAGNAMFVCVHASSDIRTYADLIAAAKAQPGKLTYGSAGAGTISQLAPEMMFDMAGIEMLHVAYRSGGLQVQAMLGKETTMAFVDTVTAIPYLKSGDLRALAVTSAQRSPQVPEVPTLAECGLAGYRATNDFGFFAPAGTPPAIVAALSDASRRILALPEVKARLDNASIDIYAGTSEAFPAYQAEEGRRWGELIRKRGIKME